The Anas platyrhynchos isolate ZD024472 breed Pekin duck chromosome 3, IASCAAS_PekinDuck_T2T, whole genome shotgun sequence genome includes a window with the following:
- the RAB1A gene encoding ras-related protein Rab-1A, with translation MSSMNPEYDYLFKLLLIGDSGVGKSCLLLRFADDTYTESYISTIGVDFKIRTIELDGKTIKLQIWDTAGQERFRTITSSYYRGAHGIIVVYDVTDQESFNNVKQWLQEIDRYASENVNKLLVGNKCDLTTKKVVDYTTAKEFADSLGIPFLETSAKNATNVEQSFMTMAAEIKKRMGPGATAGGAEKSNVKIQSTPVKQSSGGCC, from the exons tgACTATTTATTCAAGCTACTTCTGATTGGAGACTCCGGTGTTGGGAAATCTTGCCTTCTACTTAGGTTTGCA GATGACACGTACACAGAAAGTTACATCAGCACAATTGGTGTGGACTTCAAAATCAGAACTATAGAACTAGATGGGAAAACAATCAAACTTCAGATA TGGGACACAGCGGGACAGGAGAGGTTTCGAACTATCACTTCCAGTTACTATAGAGGTGCTCATGGCATCATAGTCGTGTATGATGTTACGGATCAG GAGTCTTTCAATAATGTAAAACAGTGGCTGCAGGAGATAGACCGCTATGCCAGTGAAAACGTCAACAAGTTGTTGGTGGGGAACAAATGTGATCTGACCACAAAGAAAGTAGTAGACTATACAACAGCAAAG GAATTTGCAGATTCTCTTGGAATTCCGTTTTTGGAAACCAGTGCAAAGAACGCCACAAATGTAGAACAGTCTTTCATGACCATGGCTGCTGAGATTAAAAAACGAATGGGTCCTGGAGCAACAGCTGGTGGTGCGGAGAAGTCCAATGTTAAAATTCAGAGCACTCCAGTCAAGCAGTCTAGTGGAGGTTGCTGCTAA
- the CEP68 gene encoding centrosomal protein of 68 kDa isoform X1, whose protein sequence is MALDVGKSLSEASLSQKAKCYGRWDCTDARTDCPELADSVHWLLEDAKPSLKGMESLARAGHACLAAGVTQRGSSYCREASAAPTARLPRVPSSPTSRAACGGDSHPHLSHRFFSSDEQQQTKTLGCSEPPCSAANAQSSAEESSIADVSHDISTSQCSQRPPSPFSSTLDSLPQPTPLSPRSSFSTLSLEENSASEQQEVKQAPGSPAEGKAPRAREPLGALLAEHVPVGRARKMSPYQAEYWACAIPDSLPPSPDRGSPHWDPHQEYEDLLDYAYPLRPRYKLGKAPEPFFHDSGIDLDSFSLSPEGTLTSTSVYGQGWQAQGNREKTRRGFGASARRYSTPVSGKPSCVRAISYCEPSAAAKASVAKSTSSNGPVGPSRGFLKDFRTELAGLSSFDHPDVGGRSWCHWKGSPSSNSRAQAKSASRFLPTTQVLPLRKEWDGDEEFLALPPRLRELERLSQILSDLSLTKRTSRQGPQTPPPYSDSKPERSPFRAAGSRHQRESTQGFLGLCHPYSSQKPGWEGTGSCSRADRDPLSRLHLPAGIGGALDGTCPSELGAKGSPKEKGQQGESLAQCIKMFCCQLEELICWLYDVAELTDSWVPPTPDAASVKAALRRYLEFRRDVADHRSLTESVLQRGEALLECMASNSPALKETLGLIAKQSEELESHAERLYKSVLAAVDPGQGQDREQGDSTRQAAAQWVLPPSGLGFVGCSQDG, encoded by the exons ATGGCCTTGGATGTGGGAAAATCCCTCTCCGAAGCCTCGCTGAGCCAGAAGGCCAAGTGCTATGGAAGGTGGGACTGCACAGACGCACGGACGGACTGCCCGGAGCTGGCTGACAGCGTGCACTGGCTCTTAGAGGATGCCAAACCTTCCCTGAAAGGGATGGAGAGCCTGGCGAGGGCTGGACACGCTTGCTTGGCGGCTGGTGTCACCCAGAGAGGCTCGAGCTACtgcagagaagcgtctgcagccCCCACGGCCAGATTGCCGAGGGTCCCTTCGTCACCCACCTCCAGAGCTGCTTGTGGGGGTGATTCCCACCCTCACCTCAGCCACCGTTTCTTCTCCTCGGACGAGCAGCAG CAGACGAAAACGTTGGGCTGCTCGGAGCCCCCCTGCAGCGCTGCCAACGCGCAGAGCTCGGCAGAGGAGAGCAGCATTGCGGACGTCTCTCACGACATCTCCACCAGCCAGTGCAGCCAAAGGCCCCCgtcccccttctcctccacccTGGACTCCTTGCCCCAGCCGACCCCCCTCAGCCCCAGATCGAGCTTCTCCACCCtttctttagaagaaaacaGCGCCTCCGAGCAGCAGGAGGTGAAGCAAGCCCCGGGCTCTCCAGCAGAAGGGAAAGCACCACGGGCACGCGAGCCCCTCGGTGCCCTGCTGGCTGAGCACGTACCTGTGGGGCGTGCGAGGAAGATGTCGCCCTACCAGGCTGAATACTGGGCCTGTGCCATCCCGGACTCCTTACCCCCTTCCCCAGACCGTGGGTCTCCCCACTGGGACCCCCACCAGGAGTACGAGGACTTGCTGGATTATGCCTACCCGCTGAGGCCCAGGTACAAGCTTGGCAAGGCGCCGGAGCCGTTCTTCCACGATTCAGGGATAGATTTGGAcagcttctccctctctcccgaGGGCACGCTGACGTCCACCAGTGTCTACGGTCAAGGTTGGCAGGCTcagggaaacagagaaaaaacacGTCGGGGGTTTGGGGCCTCTGCGAGGAGGTACTCGACCCCAGTGTCTGGAAAACCAAGCTGTGTGAGAGCGATCTCCTACTGCGAaccttcagctgctgcaaaaGCATCTGTTGCAAAGAGCACTTCATCTAATGGCCCAGTGGGTCCGTCCAGAGGCTTTCTGAAGGATTTCAGGACGGAGTTAGCGGGGCTGAGTTCCTTTGATCACCCTGACGTGGGTGGGAGAAGCTGGTGCCATTGGAAGGGGAGCCCCTCTTCGAATTCCAGAGCACAGGCAAAAAGCGCGAGCAGGTTTTTACCCACAACACAAGTGCTCCCCCTGAGGAAGGAGTGGGACGGTGACGAAGAATTTCTTGCCCTGCCTCctcggctgagggagctggagaggTTGTCTCAGATCTTGTCCGATCTTTCCTTAACTAAAAGGACGTCCAGGCAAggcccccaaacccctccgcCGTACAGCGACAGCAAGCCCGAGCGGTCTCCGTTCAGAGCAGCGGGCAGCAGACACCAAAGAGAGAGCACCCAAGGCTTTCTTGGGCTGTGTCATCCCTACAGCTCCCAAAAGCCCGGCTGGGAAGGCACTGGATCGTGTAGCCGGGCTGATAGGGATCCTCTGAGCAGGCTTCACCTCCCTGCAGGCATCGGGGGAGCGTTGGACGGGACGTGCCCCAGCGAGCTGGGTGCCAAGGGGAGCCCTAAGGAGAAGGGCCAGCAGGGCGAGTCCCTGGCCCAGTGCATTAAG ATGTTCTGCTGCCAGCTGGAGGAGCTCATCTGCTGGCTGTACGACGTGGCAGAGCTCACGGACAGCTGGGTGCCGCCGACACCGGACGCTGCGAGCGTGAAGGCAGCGCTGCGCCGCTACTTG GAGTTCAGGAGGGACGTGGCCGACCACCGCAGCCTGACGGAGAGCGTGCTGCAGCGGGGAGAAGCTCTCCTCGAGTGCATGGCATCAAATTCACCAG CTTTAAAAGAAACGCTGGGCTTGATCGCGAAGCAGTCGGAGGAGCTGGAGAGCCACGCGGAGCGCCTGTACAAGTCGGTTCTGGCTGCTGTGGATCCCGGGCAGGGGCAGGACAGGGAGCAGGGTGACAGCACgcggcaggcagcagctcagtgG gTGCTGCCTCCATCAGGCCTGGGCTTTGTCGGCTGCTCTCAGGACGGCTGA
- the CEP68 gene encoding centrosomal protein of 68 kDa isoform X2 — MALDVGKSLSEASLSQKAKCYGRWDCTDARTDCPELADSVHWLLEDAKPSLKGMESLARAGHACLAAGVTQRGSSYCREASAAPTARLPRVPSSPTSRAACGGDSHPHLSHRFFSSDEQQTKTLGCSEPPCSAANAQSSAEESSIADVSHDISTSQCSQRPPSPFSSTLDSLPQPTPLSPRSSFSTLSLEENSASEQQEVKQAPGSPAEGKAPRAREPLGALLAEHVPVGRARKMSPYQAEYWACAIPDSLPPSPDRGSPHWDPHQEYEDLLDYAYPLRPRYKLGKAPEPFFHDSGIDLDSFSLSPEGTLTSTSVYGQGWQAQGNREKTRRGFGASARRYSTPVSGKPSCVRAISYCEPSAAAKASVAKSTSSNGPVGPSRGFLKDFRTELAGLSSFDHPDVGGRSWCHWKGSPSSNSRAQAKSASRFLPTTQVLPLRKEWDGDEEFLALPPRLRELERLSQILSDLSLTKRTSRQGPQTPPPYSDSKPERSPFRAAGSRHQRESTQGFLGLCHPYSSQKPGWEGTGSCSRADRDPLSRLHLPAGIGGALDGTCPSELGAKGSPKEKGQQGESLAQCIKMFCCQLEELICWLYDVAELTDSWVPPTPDAASVKAALRRYLEFRRDVADHRSLTESVLQRGEALLECMASNSPALKETLGLIAKQSEELESHAERLYKSVLAAVDPGQGQDREQGDSTRQAAAQWVLPPSGLGFVGCSQDG; from the exons ATGGCCTTGGATGTGGGAAAATCCCTCTCCGAAGCCTCGCTGAGCCAGAAGGCCAAGTGCTATGGAAGGTGGGACTGCACAGACGCACGGACGGACTGCCCGGAGCTGGCTGACAGCGTGCACTGGCTCTTAGAGGATGCCAAACCTTCCCTGAAAGGGATGGAGAGCCTGGCGAGGGCTGGACACGCTTGCTTGGCGGCTGGTGTCACCCAGAGAGGCTCGAGCTACtgcagagaagcgtctgcagccCCCACGGCCAGATTGCCGAGGGTCCCTTCGTCACCCACCTCCAGAGCTGCTTGTGGGGGTGATTCCCACCCTCACCTCAGCCACCGTTTCTTCTCCTCGGACGAGCAGCAG ACGAAAACGTTGGGCTGCTCGGAGCCCCCCTGCAGCGCTGCCAACGCGCAGAGCTCGGCAGAGGAGAGCAGCATTGCGGACGTCTCTCACGACATCTCCACCAGCCAGTGCAGCCAAAGGCCCCCgtcccccttctcctccacccTGGACTCCTTGCCCCAGCCGACCCCCCTCAGCCCCAGATCGAGCTTCTCCACCCtttctttagaagaaaacaGCGCCTCCGAGCAGCAGGAGGTGAAGCAAGCCCCGGGCTCTCCAGCAGAAGGGAAAGCACCACGGGCACGCGAGCCCCTCGGTGCCCTGCTGGCTGAGCACGTACCTGTGGGGCGTGCGAGGAAGATGTCGCCCTACCAGGCTGAATACTGGGCCTGTGCCATCCCGGACTCCTTACCCCCTTCCCCAGACCGTGGGTCTCCCCACTGGGACCCCCACCAGGAGTACGAGGACTTGCTGGATTATGCCTACCCGCTGAGGCCCAGGTACAAGCTTGGCAAGGCGCCGGAGCCGTTCTTCCACGATTCAGGGATAGATTTGGAcagcttctccctctctcccgaGGGCACGCTGACGTCCACCAGTGTCTACGGTCAAGGTTGGCAGGCTcagggaaacagagaaaaaacacGTCGGGGGTTTGGGGCCTCTGCGAGGAGGTACTCGACCCCAGTGTCTGGAAAACCAAGCTGTGTGAGAGCGATCTCCTACTGCGAaccttcagctgctgcaaaaGCATCTGTTGCAAAGAGCACTTCATCTAATGGCCCAGTGGGTCCGTCCAGAGGCTTTCTGAAGGATTTCAGGACGGAGTTAGCGGGGCTGAGTTCCTTTGATCACCCTGACGTGGGTGGGAGAAGCTGGTGCCATTGGAAGGGGAGCCCCTCTTCGAATTCCAGAGCACAGGCAAAAAGCGCGAGCAGGTTTTTACCCACAACACAAGTGCTCCCCCTGAGGAAGGAGTGGGACGGTGACGAAGAATTTCTTGCCCTGCCTCctcggctgagggagctggagaggTTGTCTCAGATCTTGTCCGATCTTTCCTTAACTAAAAGGACGTCCAGGCAAggcccccaaacccctccgcCGTACAGCGACAGCAAGCCCGAGCGGTCTCCGTTCAGAGCAGCGGGCAGCAGACACCAAAGAGAGAGCACCCAAGGCTTTCTTGGGCTGTGTCATCCCTACAGCTCCCAAAAGCCCGGCTGGGAAGGCACTGGATCGTGTAGCCGGGCTGATAGGGATCCTCTGAGCAGGCTTCACCTCCCTGCAGGCATCGGGGGAGCGTTGGACGGGACGTGCCCCAGCGAGCTGGGTGCCAAGGGGAGCCCTAAGGAGAAGGGCCAGCAGGGCGAGTCCCTGGCCCAGTGCATTAAG ATGTTCTGCTGCCAGCTGGAGGAGCTCATCTGCTGGCTGTACGACGTGGCAGAGCTCACGGACAGCTGGGTGCCGCCGACACCGGACGCTGCGAGCGTGAAGGCAGCGCTGCGCCGCTACTTG GAGTTCAGGAGGGACGTGGCCGACCACCGCAGCCTGACGGAGAGCGTGCTGCAGCGGGGAGAAGCTCTCCTCGAGTGCATGGCATCAAATTCACCAG CTTTAAAAGAAACGCTGGGCTTGATCGCGAAGCAGTCGGAGGAGCTGGAGAGCCACGCGGAGCGCCTGTACAAGTCGGTTCTGGCTGCTGTGGATCCCGGGCAGGGGCAGGACAGGGAGCAGGGTGACAGCACgcggcaggcagcagctcagtgG gTGCTGCCTCCATCAGGCCTGGGCTTTGTCGGCTGCTCTCAGGACGGCTGA